One Nostoc punctiforme PCC 73102 DNA window includes the following coding sequences:
- a CDS encoding BrxA family protein, whose product MPVFVTVTTMTETAYAARTNHAFVLTETLRVAELMYQGATQEDIRQRVLVDDLFQLRSQVSRERALQTVLKRLQQVPEEYIQLIATSNPDTRRFTILFLILQEHRLLRELIAEVLLDKIKGFDYVVTTADLRTFFEGKRDQNSTVAAWSNSTYKKAASNTLLVLVNAGLLQPTSPRGNYQIRSVPVPSALRQQLLADGLAHYLTLMLDF is encoded by the coding sequence TTGCCTGTCTTTGTTACTGTTACTACTATGACTGAAACGGCTTATGCTGCTCGTACTAACCACGCTTTTGTTTTGACTGAAACCCTTCGAGTTGCTGAACTGATGTATCAAGGTGCAACCCAGGAAGATATTCGGCAACGGGTATTGGTGGATGATTTATTTCAACTACGCTCCCAAGTTTCTCGTGAGCGGGCGCTACAAACTGTTCTCAAACGCCTTCAACAAGTGCCAGAGGAATATATTCAATTAATTGCCACTAGTAACCCTGATACCCGTCGATTCACCATATTGTTCCTGATTTTGCAAGAACACCGCCTTCTGCGCGAACTCATCGCTGAAGTCCTGCTGGACAAAATTAAAGGTTTTGATTATGTCGTAACGACTGCTGACTTGCGAACCTTCTTTGAAGGAAAGCGAGATCAAAATTCAACTGTGGCTGCATGGTCAAACTCCACCTATAAAAAGGCTGCTAGCAACACCTTACTAGTGCTAGTAAATGCGGGTCTATTGCAACCCACGTCCCCAAGAGGAAATTATCAAATTCGTTCTGTTCCGGTGCCATCAGCTTTGCGTCAACAATTACTCGCTGATGGGCTAGCTCATTACCTGACTCTCATGCTTGATTTTTAA
- a CDS encoding ribbon-helix-helix domain-containing protein: protein MGKVTVTLYMEEEDKEALQLLADAEERSLSQMAVLIVKRAIKQAQNDGKIPPIRGK from the coding sequence ATGGGAAAAGTAACTGTAACTCTTTATATGGAAGAAGAAGACAAAGAAGCCCTGCAATTGTTGGCTGATGCAGAGGAGCGTTCTTTGTCTCAAATGGCAGTGTTAATTGTGAAACGAGCTATCAAACAAGCCCAAAATGATGGTAAAATTCCTCCAATTCGGGGGAAATGA
- a CDS encoding helix-turn-helix domain-containing protein, which produces MNPHPLKQREQDLMQFYSYCQLGITPKQFYTKWQVNHEEIAQICDRSLSTVRRWFARGKNYRRPMPADLRHLALMNFLLEHFEEIPEEVLQKLCFPDKSE; this is translated from the coding sequence ATGAATCCTCATCCACTCAAGCAGCGAGAACAAGATTTGATGCAATTCTATAGTTATTGTCAATTGGGAATAACTCCCAAGCAGTTTTACACCAAGTGGCAAGTGAACCACGAAGAAATTGCTCAGATTTGCGATCGTTCCCTATCCACAGTTCGACGCTGGTTTGCTAGAGGTAAAAACTACCGCCGTCCCATGCCAGCCGATTTACGCCACCTGGCACTAATGAATTTTTTGCTGGAACACTTTGAGGAGATTCCCGAAGAAGTGTTGCAGAAGCTTTGTTTTCCAGACAAGAGTGAGTAG